ATCGTATCTGCTCTACACAGGCGGTGCTTCGAAGCCCCTCCTCCTTATCTATCAGAAGAAATCCGCTGAAGCACATGAGACACCAGCTCTCTCAAAAGCATCCTGGCCCCCTCCGCAGGGGACGTCTTGAGCCTAAACCCAGCAGCCCTTTCATGGCCTCCACCGCCAAACAAGGTCGCGATCTCTCGGGCACTCACAGGCCGCCGGGTCCTAAGGCTCACCCTTGATATATCCCCGCCATCCCTACTTATCAAGGCCCCCGCCATGGCCCTTGGGGTTGAGAATATCAGGTTGACCAATCCCTCCGTGGAAGCAGAACCGCAACCACATTGTCTAAAATCATCCTCGTCTAACCACGATACCACCACTAAACCATCATCCGATGCGGAAACCCTGCACAGTGCCTTCCCCCACAGGCGAAGTATCCCCTCATCCATCGACCTGTTCAAAACATCATCCACAAAGGCCAAGTCAACCCCTTGTGACAGGAGGAATGCCGCAGCGTCAAAGGTAGCGGGGGTCACCGAGCTGAACCTAAAGGACCCCGTGTCGGTGGCAATAGCAACGTAAAGATCCGTTGCGATCGGCGCCGATAGGGATATATGGAGATCACGAAACATTCTGGCCACCATCTCACCAACCGCTGCAGCGGATGGATCAACCCAGTTGTAATCCCCAAAGAACGAGTTATCGCCATGGTGGTCCACGTTTACAACCACATCTTCGTCCACCCGAGGTATCCTCTCCATGGCCCTGGTAAAGTCGCTATGATCCAAAAAGAACCACCCAACAGGCTCATCCCCAAGGGATAATCTCACATCACGTGGATCAAGAAAACGAATATACTCCCCAGCGGAACTAAAAAAGCTGTATATCCGAGGCATCTCACTGGGACCACACCAAACGACCTTCTTACCCATGGACCTTAGGATAGACGAGACCGCACTTCCACACCCCAAGGTGTCGCCATCCGGTTTTTCGTGAGATACAACTATCCATCGTTGAAATCTCTCCACGAGGTCAAAGAATGGGATAGGCGTCACTCGGAATCCTCCTCATCCTCCCACTCATACGACGTGTCGTCCTCCCCAGCCTCTTCAACGTTACCTGGAGCGGCGGCATAAGACGATAAACGGTTTAACAGGGCCTCCACCCGTCCAGCCCGGTCCTCGGTATCGTCATAAACAAACCTAAACTCCGGTATCTTCCTAAGCCTCATCTCCTTGCCCAAGAGGCCTCTAATGAGGCCCCCAACCTCCTCAAGGCCTGACTTGACTTCATCCACGGTGGATCTGTCCAGAACAGTGAAGTAAACCTTGGCCACGCTAAGGTCTTTAGAACAGGCCACCGCGGTCAATATGGCCATCCTCGCCTTCTCATTCTTAATCCTGCCCTGGAGCAGGATCGATATCTCCCTTAAGAATTCCTTGTTAAGTCTTTCAATCCGAAAGGTCGTCATCGCAAAAAACCTCTTCCAAAAAATCCAGGATCTCAAGGCCGTTATCCTCCGCCATGCGGGCAACAAATGATTTAACGGCTTCGATCCTTCCTATCAGCTCGGAATTACAAGAACTCGCCAGAGCAAACCCCAATGCCACCGCCCCATAATCCCCATCGGGGCTGAGGTCCGCCAGGGAAACATTGAACTTGCCTCTAGCCTGATCCTGAACGGAGCGGATCCAACTCCTCCTATCCTTCAGGCACGAGAACATGGGACCTGTAAGCTCTACCCTCAAGTACCCCACCCATCCTCTAAGCCCTCCCATGGCGGACCCCCGTAATTTCTGCTAATCCAGGTGACGCTTTTCCTTCACCAGCTCGTAGGCCTCCACCACGTCTCCCTCTCTGAAGTCCTGGAAGTTTTGGAAGCTCAAACCGCACTCATAGCCGGCGGAGACCTCCCTTACATCATCCTTAAACCGCTTAAGGGTGGCCAGGGCTCCTTCCCATATGACCACTCCCTCCCTGATGAGTCGGACCTTGGCGTTACGCCTTATAAGTCCTTCCTGGACATAACAACCAGCGATCTTACCCACCTTAGGAACCTTGAAGACCGCTCGAATCTCCACCTGGCCAAGTATGTTCTCCCTTATGGTCGGGGACAGCATGCCTTCCAACGCCGCTTTTA
This portion of the Thermanaerothrix sp. genome encodes:
- the rbfA gene encoding 30S ribosome-binding factor RbfA, whose amino-acid sequence is MTTFRIERLNKEFLREISILLQGRIKNEKARMAILTAVACSKDLSVAKVYFTVLDRSTVDEVKSGLEEVGGLIRGLLGKEMRLRKIPEFRFVYDDTEDRAGRVEALLNRLSSYAAAPGNVEEAGEDDTSYEWEDEEDSE
- a CDS encoding DUF503 domain-containing protein; this encodes MGGLRGWVGYLRVELTGPMFSCLKDRRSWIRSVQDQARGKFNVSLADLSPDGDYGAVALGFALASSCNSELIGRIEAVKSFVARMAEDNGLEILDFLEEVFCDDDLSD
- a CDS encoding bifunctional oligoribonuclease/PAP phosphatase NrnA produces the protein MERFQRWIVVSHEKPDGDTLGCGSAVSSILRSMGKKVVWCGPSEMPRIYSFFSSAGEYIRFLDPRDVRLSLGDEPVGWFFLDHSDFTRAMERIPRVDEDVVVNVDHHGDNSFFGDYNWVDPSAAAVGEMVARMFRDLHISLSAPIATDLYVAIATDTGSFRFSSVTPATFDAAAFLLSQGVDLAFVDDVLNRSMDEGILRLWGKALCRVSASDDGLVVVSWLDEDDFRQCGCGSASTEGLVNLIFSTPRAMAGALISRDGGDISRVSLRTRRPVSAREIATLFGGGGHERAAGFRLKTSPAEGARMLLRELVSHVLQRISSDR